A part of Rattus norvegicus strain BN/NHsdMcwi chromosome 4, GRCr8, whole genome shotgun sequence genomic DNA contains:
- the Lpar5 gene encoding lysophosphatidic acid receptor 5 isoform X1: MPQTSFSPHLDAMFANSSANTSSTDSSVPQCRDYRSTHRLHMVVYSLVLATGLPLNALALWVFLRVLRVHSVVSVYMCNLAASDLLFTLSLPLRLSYYARHHWPFPDFLCQTSGAIFQMNMYGSCIFLMLINVDRYAAIVHPLRLRHLRRPLVARRLCLGVWALILLFAVPAARVHSPTTCKYENVTLSLCFESFSDELWKGRLLPLLLLAETLGFLLPLAAVVYSSGRVFWTLARPDATQSHRRQKTVRLLLANLIIFLLCFVPYNSTLAVYGLLRANLVKNSLQARDQVRGVLMIMVLLAGANCVLDPLVYYFSAEGFRNTLRNLGAPFHTRPLPTNGTRGELTEPPSESTQNTGQDATSQRLLQPANLGTRTDNGPQDSAL, encoded by the coding sequence ATGCCTCAGACTAGTTTCTCTCCCCACCTGGACGCCATGTTTGCCAATTCTTCAGCCAACACCTCTTCTACCGACAGCTCTGTGCCCCAGTGCCGTGACTATCGGAGTACACATCGTTTGCATATGGTGGTCTACAGCTTGGTGTTGGCAACCGGTCTTCCTCTCAACGCTCTGGCTCTCTGGGTCTTCCTGCGTGTACTGCGCGTACACTCGGtggtgagtgtgtacatgtgcaacCTGGCAGCCAGCGACTTGCTCTTCACCCTGTCACTTCCCCTGCGCCTCTCCTACTATGCACGGCACCACTGGCCCTTCCCAGACTTCCTGTGCCAGACGTCGGGCGCCATCTTCCAGATGAACATGTATGGCAGCTGTATCTTTCTGATGCTCATCAACGTGGACCGCTATGCGGCCATCGTGCATCCGCTGAGACTGCGCCATCTGCGGCGGCCCCTCGTGGCGCGGCGGCTCTGCCTGGGCGTGTGGGCTCTCATCCTGCTGTTCGCCGTGCCCGCCGCCCGCGTGCACAGCCCGACCACCTGCAAGTACGAGAACGTCACCCTGAGCCTGTGCTTCGAGAGCTTCAGCGATGAACTGTGGAAGGGCAGGCTGCTGCCACTCCTGCTGCTGGCCGAGACCCTGGGCTTTCTGCTGCCCCTGGCGGCTGTCGTCTATTCGTCCGGCAGGGTCTTCTGGACACTGGCGAGGCCCGACGCCACTCAGAGCCACCGGCGACAGAAGACCGTGCGCCTCCTACTGGCCAACCTCATCATCTTTCTGCTGTGCTTCGTGCCCTACAACTCCACGCTGGCAGTTTATGGGTTGCTGCGGGCCAACCTGGTAAAGAACAGCCTTCAGGCCCGCGATCAGGTGCGCGGAGTGCTGATGATAATGGTGCTGCTGGCCGGTGCCAACTGCGTGCTGGATCCGCTGGTTTACTACTTCAGCGCCGAGGGTTTTCGTAACACTCTTCGAAACCTGGGCGCTCCGTTTCATACCAGGCCTTTGCCTACCAATGGGACTAGAGGGGAGCTCACCGAACCACCCTCAGAAAGCACCCAAAACACTGGGCAGGATGCCACCAGCCAGAGGCTACTTCAACCTGCCAATCTGGGTACACGCACGGACAACGGCCCCCAAGATTCAGCCCTCTGA
- the Lpar5 gene encoding lysophosphatidic acid receptor 5 — protein MFANSSANTSSTDSSVPQCRDYRSTHRLHMVVYSLVLATGLPLNALALWVFLRVLRVHSVVSVYMCNLAASDLLFTLSLPLRLSYYARHHWPFPDFLCQTSGAIFQMNMYGSCIFLMLINVDRYAAIVHPLRLRHLRRPLVARRLCLGVWALILLFAVPAARVHSPTTCKYENVTLSLCFESFSDELWKGRLLPLLLLAETLGFLLPLAAVVYSSGRVFWTLARPDATQSHRRQKTVRLLLANLIIFLLCFVPYNSTLAVYGLLRANLVKNSLQARDQVRGVLMIMVLLAGANCVLDPLVYYFSAEGFRNTLRNLGAPFHTRPLPTNGTRGELTEPPSESTQNTGQDATSQRLLQPANLGTRTDNGPQDSAL, from the coding sequence ATGTTTGCCAATTCTTCAGCCAACACCTCTTCTACCGACAGCTCTGTGCCCCAGTGCCGTGACTATCGGAGTACACATCGTTTGCATATGGTGGTCTACAGCTTGGTGTTGGCAACCGGTCTTCCTCTCAACGCTCTGGCTCTCTGGGTCTTCCTGCGTGTACTGCGCGTACACTCGGtggtgagtgtgtacatgtgcaacCTGGCAGCCAGCGACTTGCTCTTCACCCTGTCACTTCCCCTGCGCCTCTCCTACTATGCACGGCACCACTGGCCCTTCCCAGACTTCCTGTGCCAGACGTCGGGCGCCATCTTCCAGATGAACATGTATGGCAGCTGTATCTTTCTGATGCTCATCAACGTGGACCGCTATGCGGCCATCGTGCATCCGCTGAGACTGCGCCATCTGCGGCGGCCCCTCGTGGCGCGGCGGCTCTGCCTGGGCGTGTGGGCTCTCATCCTGCTGTTCGCCGTGCCCGCCGCCCGCGTGCACAGCCCGACCACCTGCAAGTACGAGAACGTCACCCTGAGCCTGTGCTTCGAGAGCTTCAGCGATGAACTGTGGAAGGGCAGGCTGCTGCCACTCCTGCTGCTGGCCGAGACCCTGGGCTTTCTGCTGCCCCTGGCGGCTGTCGTCTATTCGTCCGGCAGGGTCTTCTGGACACTGGCGAGGCCCGACGCCACTCAGAGCCACCGGCGACAGAAGACCGTGCGCCTCCTACTGGCCAACCTCATCATCTTTCTGCTGTGCTTCGTGCCCTACAACTCCACGCTGGCAGTTTATGGGTTGCTGCGGGCCAACCTGGTAAAGAACAGCCTTCAGGCCCGCGATCAGGTGCGCGGAGTGCTGATGATAATGGTGCTGCTGGCCGGTGCCAACTGCGTGCTGGATCCGCTGGTTTACTACTTCAGCGCCGAGGGTTTTCGTAACACTCTTCGAAACCTGGGCGCTCCGTTTCATACCAGGCCTTTGCCTACCAATGGGACTAGAGGGGAGCTCACCGAACCACCCTCAGAAAGCACCCAAAACACTGGGCAGGATGCCACCAGCCAGAGGCTACTTCAACCTGCCAATCTGGGTACACGCACGGACAACGGCCCCCAAGATTCAGCCCTCTGA